In Betta splendens chromosome 22, fBetSpl5.4, whole genome shotgun sequence, the following proteins share a genomic window:
- the pygl gene encoding glycogen phosphorylase, liver form, whose protein sequence is MATPLTDQEKRKQISIRGIVGVENVAELKKGFNRHLHFTLVKDRNIATPRDYYFALAHTVRDHLVGRWIRTQQFYYEADPKRVYYLSLEFYMGRTLQNTMINLGLQNACDEAIYQLGLDMEELEDMEEDAGLGNGGLGRLAACFLDSMATLGLAAYGYGIRYEYGIFNQKIRDGWQVEEADDWLRHGNPWEKARPEYMLPVHFYGRVEQTREGSKWVDTQVVLAMPYDTPIPGYMNNTVNTMRLWSARAPNDFNLRDFNVGDYIQAVLDRNLAENISRVLYPNDNFFEGKELRLKQEYFVVAATLQDIIRRFKTTKKGNPSRTSFQSFPDKVAIQLNDTHPAMAIPELMRIFVDIEKLDWDVAWDLTRRTFAYTNHTVLPEALERWPVELMEKLLPRHLQIIYQINQVHLDRIAALFPKDMDKLRKMSLIEEDGCKRVNMAHLCIVGSHAVNGVAEIHSKIVKTEVFRDFSELEPEKFQNKTNGITPRRWLLLCNPGLAELIAEAIGEDYVKDLGQLQKLNDYVDDVAFVRDVSKVKQDNKVKFAHYLEREYRVKINAASMFDVHVKRIHEYKRQLLNCLHVVVMYNRIRKNPTAPFVPRTVIIGGKAAPGYHMAKMIIKLITSVADVVNNDPVVGNKLKVIFLENYRVSLAEKVIPATDLSEQISTAGTEASGTGNMKFMLNGALTIGTMDGANVEMAEEAGEENLFIFGMRVEDVAELDRKGYDAMVYYNKLPELKQVMDQITSGYFSPKNPDLFKDLTNMLFKYDRFKVFADFEDYIKCQEKVSKLYENPKEWTKMVIRNIAATGKFSSDRTIKEYATEVWGVEPTDLKIPAPNEPREAIEETARALKKM, encoded by the exons ATGGCGACACCTCTCACCGACCAGGAGAAGCGCAAGCAGATCAGCATCAGGGGCATCGTGGGAGTGGAGAACGTCGCGGAGCTGAAGAAGGGCTTCAACCGGCACCTGCACTTCACCCTGGTCAAAGACAGGAACATCGCCACTCCCAGGGACTATTACTTTGCCCTGGCTCACACTGTGAGAGATCACCTGGTTGGGAGGTGGATCAGAACCCAGCAGTTTTACTATGAGGCAGACCCGAAG AGGGTGTACTATCTGTCTCTGGAGTTCTACATGGGCAGGACGCTGCAAAACACCATGATCAACCTGGGGCTGCAGAACGCCTGCGATGAAGCCATTTACCAG CTGGGCCTCgacatggaggagctggaggacatggaggaggaTGCGGGGCTGGGCAACGGAGGCCTGGGCAGACTGGCAG CTTGTTTCTTGGATTCTATGGCCACGCTGGGTCTGGCAGCTTATGGCTACGGCATTCGCTACGAATACGGGATCTTCAACCAGAAGATAAGAGACGGCTGGCAG gtggaggaggcagacgaCTGGCTGAGGCACGGGAACCCGTGGGAGAAGGCGCGTCCCGAGTACATGCTGCCCGTTCATTTCTACGGACGAGTGGAGCAGACGAGAGAAGGCTCCAAATGGGTGGACACTCAG GTGGTCCTGGCCATGCCGTACGACACGCCCATCCCCGGATACATGAACAACACTGTGAACACCATGAGGCTCTGGTCGGCCCGCGCCCCCAACGACTTCAACCTGAGAGACT TCAATGTGGGCGATTACATCCAGGCGGTTCTGGACAGAAACCTGGCCGAGAACATCTCCCGCGTGCTTTACCCCAACGACAAC TTCTTCGAGGGGAAAGAGCTCCGTTTGAAGCAGGAGTACTTCGTGGTGGCAGCCACACTCCAAGACATCATCCGCCGCTTCAAGACCACCAAGAAGGGCAACCCGAGCCGCACGTCCTTCCAGAGCTTCCCGGACAAA GTTGCCATCCAGCTGAATGACACGCATCCGGCCATGGCCATCCCCGAGCTGATGAGAATCTTTGTGGACATTGAGaaactggactgggacgtg GCCTGGGACCTGACCAGGCGGACCTTCGCCTACACCAACCACACGGTGCTGCCTGAAGCTCTGGAGCGTTGGCccgtggagctgatggagaagcTCCTGCCCCGACACCTGCAGATCATCTACCAGATCAACCAGGTTCACCTCGAC agAATCGCGGCTCTGTTCCCGAAAGACATGGACAAACTGAGGAAAATGTCTTTGATCGAAGAAGACGGGTGCAAGCGGGTTAACATGGCGCATCTGTGCATCGTGGGATCTCACGCCGTCAATGGAGTCGCTGAGATACACTCCAAGATCGTCAAGACTGAAGT ATTCCGGGATTTCAGCGAGCTGGAGCCGGAGAAGTTTCAGAACAAAACCAACGGCATCACTCCCAGAcgctggctgctgctctgcaacCCGGGCCTGGCCGAGCTCATCGCCGAG GCCATCGGGGAGGACTACGTGAAGGATCTCGGCCAGCTGCAGAAGCTGAACGACTATGTGGACGACGTCGCCTTCGTCCGTGACGTCTCTAAAGTCAAACAG GACAACAAGGTGAAGTTCGCCCACTACCTGGAGAGAGAGTACCGGGTCAAGATCAACGCCGCGTCCATGTTCGACGTGCACGTGAAGAGGATCCACGAGTACAAGCGGCAGCTCCTCAACTGCCTGCACGTCGTGGTCATGTACAacc GCATCAGGAAGAACCCCACAGCACCGTTTGTTCCACGGACAGTGATCATTGGAGGGAAG GCTGCGCCCGGGTACCACATGGCCAAAATGATCATAAAGCTCATCACCTCAGTGGCCGACGTGGTGAATAACGACCCCGTGGTGGGAAACAAGCTGAAGGTCATTTTCCTGGAGAACTACAGGGTGTCTCTAGCGGAGAAAG TGATCCCTGCCACCGACCTGTCGGAGCAGATCTCCACTGCCGGGACTGAGGCCTCAGGAACAGGGAACATGAAGTTCATGCTGAACGGAGCTCTGACCATCGGCACCATGGACGGCGCCAACGTGGAGATGGCCGAGGAGGCCGGCGAGGAGAACCTCTTCATCTTTGGCATGAGGGTGGAGGACGTGGCTGAACTGGACCGGAAAGG ATATGACGCCATGGTGTACTACAATAAGCTTCCTGAGCTGAAACAAGTGATGGACCAGATCACAAGTGGATATTTCAGCCCTAAAAATCCAGATCTTTTCAAAGACCTCACAAACATGCTCTTCAAATATGACCG TTTTAAAGTCTTTGCAGACTTTGAAGACTATATAAAATGCCAGGAGAAGGTCAGCAAGCTGTACGAG AATCCAAAGGAATGGACAAAGATGGTGATCAGGAACATCGCAGCCACGGGAAAGTTCTCCAGCGACAGAACCATCAAAGAGTACGCGACTGAGGTGTGGGGGGTCGAGCCCACAGACCTGAAGATCCCCGCGCCCAACGAGCCCAGAGAGGCCATCGAAGAAACAGCCAGAGCTCTGAAGAAAATGTAA
- the LOC114848676 gene encoding lysophosphatidylserine lipase ABHD12-like: MQRAVWFLITVYASVPVLLYLFPWILGYAIFSHLLRFPFFVDLSRPEAVLNHTCNFYLSTEAGVSVGVWHTLPASQWEEAVGRSPEWYRETLGDGRPVIIYLHGNLGTRAINHRVELVKILSTAGYHVLSLDYRGFGDSTGEPSEDGLTRDALYLYHWVKKRSRGSLVCLWGHSLGSGVATNTAMRIQEQESAADAIILEAPYTRIGELVIIHPLLKIYKFLPGFESLIWNILERNNIVFANNENLKALTSPVLILHSEDDSIVPYHMGLKLHQISREAQTQRNADIRVEMVSYPAKLGFGHNNIYLDPNLPNVVRDFLQA, translated from the exons ATGCAGAGAGCTGTGTGGTTTCTCATCACCGTCTACGCCTCGGTGCCAGTTCTTCTCTATTTGTTTCCCTGGATTCTGGGCTATGCTATATTTTCTCACTTGT TGAGGTTTCCATTCTTTGTGGATCTCAGCCGACCTGAAGCTGTGCTGAACCACACATGCAACTTCTACCTCAGCACCGAGGCCGGCGTCTCAGTGGGCGTGTG GCATACGCTCCCTGCCAGCCAATGGGAGGAGGCCGTGGGGAGAAGCCCTGAGTGGTACCGGGAGACGCTGGGTGACGGCCGCCCTGTTATTATCTATCTCCATGGAAACCTTGGGACCAG GGCCATAAACCACAGAGTGGAGCTGGTGAAG ATTCTGAGCACTGCAGGCTATCACGTCTTATCTTTAGACTATAGAG GATTTGGAGACTCCACCGGGGAGCCGAGTGAGGATGGACTAACCAGGGACGCCCTCTACCTGTACCACTGGGTGAAGAAGCGAAGCAGAGGGAGTCTCGTGTGCTTGTGGGGACACTCGCTCGGTTCTGG TGTGGCAACCAATACAGCCATGAGGATCCAAGAGCAAG AGTCTGCGGCTGATGCTATAATCCTTGAAGCTCCGTACACAAGAATCGGAGAGCTTGTAATCATACACCCACTCCTCAAG ATTTACAAGTTCCTTCCAGGGTTTGAGAGTCTGATTTGGAACATACTGGAAAGGAACAACATAGTCTTTGCTAATAATGAAAA TTTAAAGGCCTTGACCAGTCCAGTCCTTATTCTGCATTCAGAGGATGACAGTATTGTTCCTTATCACATGGGTCTAAAG ctgcaccagATTTCACGCGAGGCTCAGACGCAACGCAACGCAGACATTCGGGTTGAAATGGTCTCCTACCCGGCAAAGCTTGGCTTCGGCCACAACAACATATACTTGGATCCCAATCTGCCAAATGTGGTTAg GGACTTTCTACAAGCCTGA